From the Thermococcus sp. 18S1 genome, one window contains:
- a CDS encoding serine/threonine protein kinase produces MFDHLISEAQLERFYSRLKSLGFEEIRPYAKGTTSLIFCAHLNEKNVIIKLQRPDSPRQNFAREAEIIRAVEPFGITPPLVAYGVFEGLEYLVREFAAGEIILHADIEKRHIFEIVEKTALLDRLGLDHGQIQGGKHIIVGERVWLIDFEKSGWRKPKNLTSAMAMVFLNDNRISRRVREKFGVDRAFLEEMREEVRNYKRTGRLSGLLSLLSRL; encoded by the coding sequence ATGTTCGACCACTTGATAAGCGAAGCTCAATTGGAGCGGTTTTACTCCCGCCTGAAATCGCTTGGATTTGAGGAGATTCGGCCCTACGCCAAGGGAACCACGAGTCTCATCTTCTGCGCCCACTTAAATGAAAAAAACGTCATCATTAAGCTCCAGCGGCCGGACTCCCCGAGGCAGAACTTCGCCAGGGAAGCTGAAATCATCCGCGCGGTGGAGCCATTCGGGATAACCCCACCGCTCGTGGCTTACGGCGTCTTTGAGGGCCTGGAGTATCTTGTTCGGGAGTTCGCGGCCGGGGAGATAATCCTCCACGCGGACATCGAAAAACGGCACATCTTTGAGATAGTTGAGAAAACCGCTCTTCTCGACAGGCTTGGCCTCGACCACGGTCAGATTCAGGGAGGAAAGCATATAATAGTCGGCGAGAGGGTCTGGCTGATAGATTTCGAAAAGTCCGGCTGGAGGAAGCCGAAGAACCTCACCTCCGCGATGGCCATGGTGTTCCTGAACGATAACCGCATCTCGCGCCGGGTTCGGGAGAAATTCGGGGTGGACCGGGCATTTCTGGAGGAGATGAGGGAGGAGGTGCGGAACTACAAGAGAACCGGGAGGCTCTCAGGCCTCTTGAGCCTTCTTTCTCGCCTTTAG
- a CDS encoding ABC transporter permease subunit: MRPFGTSVARALLNYLLLLLLVALISGIGIKDYQFYRADMEFSFLPSAERAVIEANASSLGMDPYDYYMSFVAPKDYPTLAMNPLQAGLYVLYHSLLEPDYDYPVPRWLMVARTLALILLAEAIIVLIGFPLAKLSLRKRRLRSTVRFLARVFNGLPVWAVAALFSLLIIMSALPNYLINGLGSSTSLARNLAYMAFPLISIVIVALWEFVEALVILLRDEFGKEYVRAKRAMGLPERRVERHALRAVMPSFLGFLFQHFVEVSTLALVVDAFFGLFGLGKMLQWGFRISGDLYTLDPDVFFYPLAVFMVVNFFVLLAVTALSELLAPGGGGVEA, translated from the coding sequence ATGCGCCCCTTCGGGACGTCAGTCGCTCGCGCCCTCCTCAACTACCTCCTCCTTCTCCTCCTCGTGGCGCTTATATCTGGCATCGGAATAAAGGATTACCAGTTCTACCGGGCCGACATGGAGTTCAGCTTTCTTCCTTCGGCGGAGAGGGCGGTGATAGAGGCCAACGCGAGCTCCCTGGGAATGGACCCCTACGACTACTACATGAGCTTCGTGGCCCCGAAGGACTACCCGACCCTCGCGATGAACCCCCTCCAGGCCGGGCTTTACGTGCTCTACCACTCCCTCCTCGAGCCGGACTACGATTACCCCGTGCCAAGGTGGCTCATGGTGGCCAGGACGCTGGCGCTTATTCTCCTCGCGGAGGCTATCATAGTCCTCATCGGCTTCCCGCTGGCGAAGCTCTCCCTCAGGAAGAGGCGCCTTCGCTCTACCGTCCGCTTTCTCGCCAGGGTCTTCAACGGCCTCCCGGTCTGGGCCGTGGCGGCGCTCTTTTCGCTCCTCATCATAATGAGCGCGCTCCCCAACTACCTGATAAACGGCCTCGGCTCCTCTACCTCCCTCGCCAGGAACCTCGCCTACATGGCCTTCCCGCTGATTTCCATAGTCATCGTCGCCCTCTGGGAGTTCGTCGAGGCCCTGGTGATACTCCTCCGGGACGAGTTCGGGAAGGAGTACGTGCGCGCCAAGAGGGCGATGGGACTGCCGGAGCGCAGGGTCGAGAGACACGCCCTCCGTGCGGTCATGCCGTCCTTCCTCGGCTTCCTCTTCCAGCACTTCGTCGAGGTCTCGACGCTCGCCCTCGTGGTCGATGCCTTCTTCGGCCTCTTCGGCCTCGGCAAGATGCTCCAGTGGGGCTTCCGCATATCCGGTGACCTCTACACCCTCGACCCGGACGTCTTCTTCTACCCCCTGGCGGTCTTCATGGTGGTGAACTTCTTCGTCCTTCTGGCGGTTACTGCCCTGTCGGAACTCCTCGCCCCCGGAGGTGGCGGCGTTGAGGCTTGA
- a CDS encoding S9 family peptidase, whose product MSNIEWNHETFSKFAYLGDPRIRGNLVAYTLTKANMKDNRYESTVVVEDLETWARRFIENASMPRISPDGKKLAFMRPNEEKKESEIWVADVQTLSAKKVLSAKNVRSMQWNDDSRRLLVVGFKRRDDEDFVFDDDVPAWFDNMGFFDGEKTTFWVLDTESEEILEQFEKPRFSSGMWHGDSILVNVPHREGSKPALFKFWDIYLWRDGEEEKLFERVSFAAADSDGERILLGGKKEKKYLSEHEWLYIWDGELKPVYEGPLDVYDAKLDGGKVYFLTPDAGRVNLWLWDGKAERIVAGDHWVYGFDVHDGRAVLLIATATRVAELYLYDGELRQITDYNGPIFDRLKTFEPRHFRFRSKDLEIDGWYLRPELKENEKAPVIVFVHGGPKGMYGHRFVYEMQLMASKGYYVVFVNPRGSNGYDEDFALRVLGRTGLEDFEDIMAGIEEFFKLEPQADRERVGITGISYGGFMTNWALTQSDLFKAGISENGISYWLTSYAFSDIGLWYDVEVIGPNPLENENYRKLSPLFYAKNVKAPILLIHSLEDYRCPLDQSIMFYNVLKDMGKEAYIAIFKRGAHGHSIRGSPKHRAKRYKLFIEFFERKLKKYEEGFDVEKVMKGSPDKE is encoded by the coding sequence ATGAGCAACATCGAATGGAACCATGAGACCTTTTCTAAGTTCGCCTATCTGGGCGACCCCAGGATAAGGGGGAACCTCGTTGCCTACACCCTCACCAAGGCCAACATGAAGGACAACAGGTACGAGAGCACTGTAGTGGTTGAGGATCTGGAAACCTGGGCGAGGCGCTTCATCGAGAATGCCTCCATGCCGAGGATTTCGCCCGACGGCAAAAAGCTCGCCTTCATGCGTCCCAACGAGGAGAAGAAGGAGAGCGAGATATGGGTGGCTGACGTTCAGACCCTGAGCGCCAAGAAGGTTCTGTCGGCCAAGAACGTCCGCTCGATGCAGTGGAACGACGATTCAAGGAGGCTCCTGGTTGTGGGCTTCAAGAGGAGGGACGACGAGGACTTCGTCTTCGACGACGACGTTCCGGCCTGGTTCGACAACATGGGCTTCTTCGACGGGGAGAAAACGACCTTCTGGGTTCTCGACACGGAGAGCGAGGAGATACTCGAACAGTTTGAGAAGCCGAGGTTTTCGAGCGGAATGTGGCACGGCGATTCCATACTCGTCAACGTCCCGCACCGCGAGGGAAGCAAGCCGGCCCTATTCAAGTTCTGGGACATCTACCTCTGGAGGGACGGCGAGGAGGAGAAGCTCTTCGAGCGCGTTTCCTTCGCGGCGGCAGATTCCGATGGGGAGAGAATCCTCCTGGGGGGCAAGAAGGAGAAGAAGTACCTCAGCGAGCACGAGTGGCTCTACATCTGGGACGGCGAGCTCAAACCGGTCTACGAAGGCCCGCTAGATGTTTACGACGCCAAGCTGGACGGTGGGAAGGTCTACTTCCTGACACCCGATGCCGGCAGGGTGAACCTCTGGCTCTGGGACGGGAAGGCCGAGAGAATCGTTGCCGGCGACCACTGGGTCTACGGCTTCGACGTCCACGATGGCAGGGCGGTTCTGCTGATAGCGACCGCGACGAGGGTCGCCGAGCTCTACCTCTACGACGGCGAGCTGAGGCAGATAACCGACTACAACGGTCCGATATTCGACCGGCTCAAGACCTTCGAACCGAGGCACTTCCGGTTCAGGAGCAAGGACCTTGAGATAGACGGCTGGTATCTCAGGCCCGAGCTGAAGGAGAACGAGAAGGCTCCGGTGATAGTCTTCGTCCACGGCGGGCCCAAGGGGATGTACGGGCACCGCTTCGTCTACGAGATGCAGCTCATGGCGAGCAAGGGCTACTACGTCGTTTTTGTCAACCCGCGCGGCAGCAACGGCTACGACGAGGACTTCGCACTGCGCGTCCTTGGGAGGACCGGCTTAGAGGACTTCGAGGACATAATGGCTGGAATCGAGGAGTTCTTTAAACTTGAGCCTCAAGCCGACAGGGAGCGTGTGGGAATAACGGGCATAAGCTACGGCGGCTTCATGACCAACTGGGCTTTGACCCAGAGCGACCTCTTCAAGGCGGGAATAAGCGAGAACGGCATAAGCTACTGGCTCACCAGCTACGCCTTCTCCGACATCGGCCTCTGGTACGACGTTGAAGTCATCGGACCAAATCCGCTGGAGAACGAGAACTACCGGAAGCTCAGCCCGCTGTTCTACGCGAAGAACGTGAAGGCCCCGATACTGCTCATCCACTCGCTGGAGGACTACCGCTGTCCTCTCGACCAGAGCATCATGTTCTACAACGTGCTCAAGGACATGGGCAAGGAGGCATACATAGCGATATTCAAGCGCGGCGCCCACGGCCACAGCATCCGCGGAAGCCCGAAGCACCGTGCAAAGCGCTACAAGCTCTTTATCGAGTTCTTCGAGCGCAAGCTCAAGAAGTACGAGGAAGGCTTCGACGTCGAGAAGGTGATGAAAGGAAGTCCAGACAAGGAATAG
- a CDS encoding TIGR00153 family protein encodes MQVWTKLFAKSPFKPLIKHADVVLSTVETLEKALQAWYACDYEGMREFAIEVDRLEDVADRIKEEIRDSLSSKLMMAVAREDVIIYLHMQDKVADAAEDTAKWLLVKKPDCVPTEAKDIILEMGMESIKAAKLVHEAIVQMDRVIESGFTEGEIEREYEIIRQIESVENKIDGLDTKLMQLIFENADSMSWGDGFYILNIARTLSNISDKAKDAAERIRLMMNK; translated from the coding sequence ATGCAGGTATGGACGAAGCTCTTCGCGAAGAGCCCATTCAAACCCCTCATAAAGCACGCGGACGTCGTGCTCAGCACAGTTGAAACGCTTGAGAAGGCGCTTCAGGCGTGGTACGCGTGCGACTACGAGGGCATGAGGGAGTTCGCAATCGAGGTGGACAGGCTAGAGGACGTTGCGGACAGGATAAAGGAGGAGATAAGGGACTCCCTCAGCTCGAAGCTCATGATGGCAGTCGCCAGGGAGGACGTTATAATCTACCTCCACATGCAGGACAAGGTGGCGGATGCCGCCGAGGATACCGCCAAGTGGCTGCTCGTCAAGAAGCCCGACTGCGTCCCGACGGAGGCCAAGGATATAATCCTTGAGATGGGCATGGAGAGCATTAAGGCCGCAAAGCTCGTCCACGAGGCCATAGTCCAGATGGACCGCGTTATAGAGAGCGGTTTCACCGAAGGCGAGATAGAACGGGAGTACGAGATAATCAGGCAGATAGAGAGCGTTGAGAACAAGATAGACGGCCTCGACACGAAGCTCATGCAGCTGATCTTCGAGAACGCCGACTCGATGAGCTGGGGTGACGGGTTCTACATCCTCAACATCGCCAGAACCCTCAGCAACATCTCGGACAAGGCCAAGGATGCGGCCGAGAGGATAAGGCTCATGATGAACAAGTGA
- a CDS encoding ABC transporter permease subunit yields MRLDAKAKAGIALIMLVMFLAVLPVGVMVPAEKAANWNYLPYWNDYPRNARPIWLPSGFKTLESSGTNFSMTFSVGDAVPGNIMLEGDSTVRLVVRRPDGLSVVLGPVEVDGRTSVNSNPILAADAYDFAESLGYGPESRPLFTPTQLLFMGYDGQVLEGDYTLEVESSGPVEATVFGDSYGLLGTDSYGRDLWVGFVLAGRSTLLVSLEVSALVVVIGLLLGLLAGYYRNRLVILLEGLLNSLGALPVLPLAMLMIFSFSTTGIAMSREIGTGTLALILALLLAGKFGSAVRGFVVQEKVKEHVAAARALGAGDFHILRRHILRPVIPYALSHFSLLFPKVVALVAILGFFNMIPSDNWGSFILEGLNQNALYAGRWWWFLAPVVTMVFLSVGFALLWEDEASEGVLT; encoded by the coding sequence TTGAGGCTTGACGCCAAAGCGAAGGCCGGAATTGCGCTGATAATGCTGGTGATGTTCCTCGCGGTCCTGCCCGTTGGCGTAATGGTGCCCGCTGAAAAGGCCGCCAACTGGAACTACCTGCCCTACTGGAACGACTACCCCCGGAACGCCCGGCCCATCTGGCTCCCCTCCGGCTTCAAAACCCTTGAATCCTCCGGAACGAACTTCTCGATGACCTTCTCAGTCGGAGACGCGGTTCCCGGGAACATAATGCTCGAGGGCGACTCGACGGTCAGGCTCGTGGTTCGCCGCCCCGATGGCCTTTCCGTTGTCCTCGGCCCCGTGGAGGTGGACGGGAGAACGAGCGTGAACTCCAACCCAATCCTCGCGGCCGACGCCTACGACTTCGCCGAGTCCCTCGGCTACGGTCCGGAGAGCAGGCCCCTCTTCACGCCCACCCAGCTCCTCTTTATGGGCTACGACGGTCAGGTTCTAGAGGGGGACTACACTCTCGAGGTCGAGTCCTCTGGCCCGGTTGAGGCCACCGTCTTCGGCGACTCCTACGGTCTCCTGGGCACGGACTCCTACGGCCGCGACCTCTGGGTGGGCTTCGTCCTCGCCGGTCGGAGTACCCTGCTCGTGTCTCTCGAGGTCTCGGCCCTCGTGGTCGTCATCGGCCTCCTCCTCGGCCTCCTCGCGGGCTACTACCGGAACAGGCTCGTGATTCTTCTGGAGGGCCTGCTGAACTCCCTTGGGGCGCTCCCGGTCCTTCCTTTGGCTATGCTGATGATATTCTCCTTCTCGACGACGGGCATAGCGATGAGCAGGGAGATAGGCACCGGAACCCTGGCCCTGATACTGGCCCTACTGCTCGCGGGCAAGTTCGGGAGCGCGGTCAGGGGCTTCGTGGTCCAGGAGAAGGTTAAGGAGCACGTTGCCGCGGCGAGGGCGCTGGGGGCGGGCGACTTCCACATTCTCAGGAGGCATATCCTGAGGCCTGTAATCCCCTACGCCCTGAGCCACTTCAGCCTGCTGTTCCCCAAGGTCGTCGCGCTGGTGGCGATACTGGGGTTCTTCAACATGATCCCCAGCGACAACTGGGGTTCGTTCATACTGGAGGGCCTCAATCAGAACGCCCTGTACGCGGGCAGATGGTGGTGGTTTTTGGCCCCCGTCGTCACGATGGTGTTCCTGAGCGTGGGCTTTGCCCTGCTCTGGGAGGATGAGGCCTCAGAAGGAGTGTTGACATAA
- a CDS encoding Lrp/AsnC family transcriptional regulator — protein MVTAFILMVTAAGKEREVMEKLLAMPEVKEAYVVYGEYDLVVKVETDTLKDLDQFITEKIRKMTEIQMTSTMIAI, from the coding sequence ATGGTGACGGCTTTTATTTTGATGGTGACGGCCGCTGGAAAGGAAAGGGAAGTTATGGAGAAGCTTCTGGCCATGCCGGAGGTTAAGGAGGCTTACGTGGTCTATGGCGAATACGACCTCGTCGTAAAGGTCGAAACCGACACCCTCAAGGACCTTGACCAGTTCATAACCGAGAAGATAAGGAAGATGACCGAAATCCAGATGACCTCGACGATGATAGCTATCTGA
- a CDS encoding inorganic phosphate transporter yields MAWAIGANDAANSMSTAVGAKAITPKQAVIIAGVLEFTGAYFFGKSVTETIRKGILDPTMITDPNVLIYGSVAALLAATIWLLIATKFGLPVSTTHSIIGGIAGYGIVYAGTAIVNWGKMGQVVLSWILSPIIGAIMAYFIFKAFTKSIFERKDPVRSARIWSPFWIGLAFVVIGTMFYIKVLHGNDLKTGVLMYGVPLGIIVFAVTYLLIKLRFPSSDPFIGVEAIFKKAQVVTSGYVALAHGANDVANAIGPVAAVYAVATMGLGGMEVPVPRWILALGGLGIAVGVATYGYKVMETVGKKITELTNTRGFTIDFSAATVVLAASWLGLPISTTHTVVGAVIGIGLARGVKAINKDIVRDIIISWFVTVPVAGLISAAIFKILMIVG; encoded by the coding sequence ATGGCCTGGGCGATAGGTGCCAACGACGCTGCGAACTCCATGAGCACTGCCGTCGGTGCAAAGGCGATAACCCCGAAGCAGGCGGTCATAATAGCCGGCGTTCTTGAGTTCACGGGCGCGTACTTCTTTGGAAAGAGCGTTACCGAGACAATAAGGAAGGGCATCCTTGACCCGACGATGATAACCGACCCGAACGTTCTCATCTACGGTTCCGTGGCGGCTCTCCTGGCCGCGACAATATGGCTCCTCATCGCGACGAAGTTCGGCCTGCCGGTCTCGACCACCCACTCTATCATAGGAGGAATAGCGGGCTACGGAATAGTCTACGCCGGCACCGCGATAGTCAACTGGGGCAAGATGGGCCAGGTCGTCCTCAGCTGGATTCTCTCACCAATAATCGGCGCCATAATGGCATACTTCATCTTCAAGGCATTCACGAAGAGCATCTTCGAGAGAAAGGATCCAGTCAGGAGCGCCAGGATATGGTCCCCGTTCTGGATTGGGCTGGCGTTCGTCGTCATTGGAACCATGTTCTACATCAAGGTTCTCCACGGAAATGACCTCAAGACTGGAGTTTTGATGTATGGCGTCCCGCTGGGCATAATCGTGTTCGCGGTAACGTACCTCCTGATAAAGCTCCGCTTCCCCAGCAGCGACCCCTTCATCGGCGTTGAGGCGATATTCAAGAAGGCGCAGGTGGTTACTTCCGGCTACGTTGCCCTTGCCCACGGCGCCAACGACGTCGCCAACGCGATCGGCCCGGTCGCGGCCGTCTATGCGGTGGCCACCATGGGTCTCGGCGGCATGGAGGTACCTGTCCCGAGATGGATTCTGGCCCTTGGAGGTCTGGGCATAGCCGTCGGTGTCGCCACTTACGGTTACAAGGTCATGGAAACGGTCGGCAAGAAGATAACCGAGCTCACCAACACACGCGGTTTCACCATCGACTTTTCAGCGGCAACCGTTGTCCTCGCCGCCAGCTGGCTTGGGCTGCCCATCTCGACGACCCACACGGTGGTTGGAGCGGTCATAGGAATAGGCCTCGCGAGGGGAGTAAAGGCAATAAACAAGGACATAGTTAGGGATATAATAATCTCCTGGTTCGTTACCGTTCCGGTCGCGGGTCTGATAAGCGCGGCCATATTCAAGATCCTTATGATCGTGGGGTGA